In Haemorhous mexicanus isolate bHaeMex1 chromosome 6, bHaeMex1.pri, whole genome shotgun sequence, a single window of DNA contains:
- the PTGR2 gene encoding prostaglandin reductase 2 isoform X2: MIVQRVVLNSRPGKNGVPVAENFRLEQSTIADTVQAGQVRVKTLYLSVDPYMRCRMNEETGSDYLQPWQLSEVADGGGIGVVEESQHHNLAKGDFVTSFTWPWQTVAILDGDSLQKLVPQLVNGRLSYFLGAAGITGLTALLGIREKGHVAVGANQTMVVSGAAGACGSLAGQIGRLEGCSRVVGIAGTDEKCSILVQEMGFDAAINYKKGDVAKQLRELCPGGVDVYFDNVGGDISDTVISQMNQNSHIILCGQISQYNKDVPYPPPLPPDIEKIQKERNITRERFLVLNYMDKQEASVLQLCQWIQEGKLKVRETVIEGLANIGAAFQSMMNGGNIGKQIVSLSK, encoded by the exons ATGATTGTACAAAGAGTAGTGCTGAATTCACGGCCTG GTAAGAATGGAGTGCCAGTGGCTGAAAACTTCCGACTGGAGCAAAGTACAATAGCAGATACAGTCCAAGCAGGACAAGTGCGTGTTAAAACTCTCTATCTCTCAGTGGACCCCTACATG CGCTGCCGAATGAATGAGGAGACGGGCTCGGATtacctgcagccctggcagctgtcTGAAGTTGCTGACGGTGGGGGCATCGGGGTAGTGGAAGAGAGCCAGCACCATAACCTCGCTAAAGGAGACTTTGTAACTTCCTTCACTTGGCCCTGGCAGACAGTGGCAATTCTTGATGGAGACTCGCTACAAAAG CTGGTGCCACAGCTTGTAAATGGACGCCTTTCCTACTTTCTGGGTGCAGCTGGCATCACGGGACTGACGGCCCTGTTGGGAATCAGGGAGAAGGGACATGTGGCCGTGGGTGCAAATCAGACCATGGTGGTGAGCGGAGCAGCCGGTGCCTGCGGCTCTTTGGCCGGTCAG ATTGGCCGTCTGGAGGGCTGCTCTAGAGTGGTGGGGATTGCTGGCACAGATGAAAAGTGCTCCATTTTGGTCCAAGAAATGGGGTTTGATGCTGCTATCAATTACAAGAAGGGAGATGTGGCAAAACAGCTGCGTGAACTCTGCCCAGGTGGTGTGGATGTTTACTTTGACAATGTTGGTGGTGACATCAGTGATACAGTTATAAGTCAG ATGAATCAGAACAGCCATATCATCCTGTGTGGACAGATTTCTCAGTATAACAAAGACGTGCCTTAtccccctcctctgcctcctgacatagaaaaaatacagaaagaaaggaacatCACAAG GGAAAGATTCTTGGTGTTGAACTACATGGACAAACAAGAAGCTAGTGTATTACAACTCTGCCAGTGGATCCAAGAGGGTAAACTGAAG GTCAGAGAGACTGTGATAGAAGGCTTAGCAAACATCGGTG CTGCTTTCCAGTCCATGATGAATGGAGGCAATATTGGAAAACAGATCGTCTCACTTTCAAAGTGA
- the PTGR2 gene encoding prostaglandin reductase 2 isoform X3 — protein MIVQRVVLNSRPGKNGVPVAENFRLEQSTIADTVQAGQVRVKTLYLSVDPYMRCRMNEETGSDYLQPWQLSEVADGGGIGVVEESQHHNLAKGDFVTSFTWPWQTVAILDGDSLQKLVPQLVNGRLSYFLGAAGITGLTALLGIREKGHVAVGANQTMVVSGAAGACGSLAGQIGRLEGCSRVVGIAGTDEKCSILVQEMGFDAAINYKKGDVAKQLRELCPGGVDVYFDNVGGDISDTVISQMNQNSHIILCGQISQYNKDVPYPPPLPPDIEKIQKERNITRERFLVLNYMDKQEASVLQLCQWIQEGKLKVRETVIEGLANIGARRNQETRLQQREVRKR, from the exons ATGATTGTACAAAGAGTAGTGCTGAATTCACGGCCTG GTAAGAATGGAGTGCCAGTGGCTGAAAACTTCCGACTGGAGCAAAGTACAATAGCAGATACAGTCCAAGCAGGACAAGTGCGTGTTAAAACTCTCTATCTCTCAGTGGACCCCTACATG CGCTGCCGAATGAATGAGGAGACGGGCTCGGATtacctgcagccctggcagctgtcTGAAGTTGCTGACGGTGGGGGCATCGGGGTAGTGGAAGAGAGCCAGCACCATAACCTCGCTAAAGGAGACTTTGTAACTTCCTTCACTTGGCCCTGGCAGACAGTGGCAATTCTTGATGGAGACTCGCTACAAAAG CTGGTGCCACAGCTTGTAAATGGACGCCTTTCCTACTTTCTGGGTGCAGCTGGCATCACGGGACTGACGGCCCTGTTGGGAATCAGGGAGAAGGGACATGTGGCCGTGGGTGCAAATCAGACCATGGTGGTGAGCGGAGCAGCCGGTGCCTGCGGCTCTTTGGCCGGTCAG ATTGGCCGTCTGGAGGGCTGCTCTAGAGTGGTGGGGATTGCTGGCACAGATGAAAAGTGCTCCATTTTGGTCCAAGAAATGGGGTTTGATGCTGCTATCAATTACAAGAAGGGAGATGTGGCAAAACAGCTGCGTGAACTCTGCCCAGGTGGTGTGGATGTTTACTTTGACAATGTTGGTGGTGACATCAGTGATACAGTTATAAGTCAG ATGAATCAGAACAGCCATATCATCCTGTGTGGACAGATTTCTCAGTATAACAAAGACGTGCCTTAtccccctcctctgcctcctgacatagaaaaaatacagaaagaaaggaacatCACAAG GGAAAGATTCTTGGTGTTGAACTACATGGACAAACAAGAAGCTAGTGTATTACAACTCTGCCAGTGGATCCAAGAGGGTAAACTGAAG GTCAGAGAGACTGTGATAGAAGGCTTAGCAAACATCGGTG